The Thermotoga maritima MSB8 region TTCTTTTTCTTCCTTCTCCATGAATACGAACACGAAGTTTCCTCTGGAGTCGGTGATTCGGTATCCCATTTCCCTGAGAGCACTCTTCATCCTCTCGCGTTCTTCCACGATGAACTTCGTTCTTTCTTCAAAGATCTCTCTGTGATCGAGAGCTACCTTTGCGAACATCTGGGAGACGTAGCTCACGTTGAAAGGAAGTCTCACCCTGTTGTAAGCGTCAATGAACTTCTCCGAGGCCACAACGTATCCGACACGTTGCGCTGCCAGGGAAAACGCTTTCGAGAAAGTCCTGATCACAGCGAGATTTTCGTATTTCTTCAGAAAATCCACATAACTTTCTCCGTGGAATTCGTAGTAGGCTTCGTCCAGCGCGACGAAGGCACCCGTTTTCAGGATTCTTTCTATTTCCTCTCTTTCGAAGACATGGCCCGTTGGATTGTTCGGGTTCGGAATGAAAACAACGTCTCCTTCTCCCACGTTCACCTCAGGTATCCTCAGATCTTTCGTGAGCGGCACTTCCAGGAATTTC contains the following coding sequences:
- the hisC gene encoding histidinol-phosphate transaminase; this encodes MNPLDLIAKRAYPYETEKRDKTYLALNENPFPFPEDLVDEVFRRLNSDALRIYYDSPDEELIEKILSYLDTDFLSKNNVSVGNGADEIIYVMMLMFDRSVFFPPTYSCYRIFAKAVGAKFLEVPLTKDLRIPEVNVGEGDVVFIPNPNNPTGHVFEREEIERILKTGAFVALDEAYYEFHGESYVDFLKKYENLAVIRTFSKAFSLAAQRVGYVVASEKFIDAYNRVRLPFNVSYVSQMFAKVALDHREIFEERTKFIVEERERMKSALREMGYRITDSRGNFVFVFMEKEEKERLLEHLRTKNVAVRSFREGVRITIGKREENDMILRELEVFK